In a single window of the Trifolium pratense cultivar HEN17-A07 unplaced genomic scaffold, ARS_RC_1.1 scaffold_82, whole genome shotgun sequence genome:
- the LOC123901866 gene encoding 60S ribosomal protein L10a-like, with protein MDVEALKKLNKNKKLVKKLAKKYHSFLASEAVIKQIPRLLGPGLNKLPLVQGGGEGKGEGKAMYIDAKGTFRPQRLLQIADRLLLMISLKSLGFSSSAQVKLYRSYRFNKIGVMVVLGY; from the exons ATGGATGTTGAAGCTTTGAAGAAGCTCaacaaaaataagaaactaGTGAAGAAATTGGCAAAGAAGTACCATTCCTTTTTAGCTTCTGAAGCTGTTATCAAGCAGATTCCGCGTCTTTTGGGTCCTGGACTTAACAAG TTACCATTAGTTCAAGGAGGAGGTGAGGGTAAAGGTGAGGGTAAAGCTATGTACATAGATGCTAAGGGAACATTTAGGCCTCAGCGACTCTTACAGATTGCAGACAG ACTACTACTTATGATATCTTTGAAGAGTCTTGGTTTTTCTTCTTCAGCTCAAGTCAAACTGTATAGATCATACCGGTTCAATAAGATAGGGGTGATGGTAGTGCTTGGTTATTGA